Proteins encoded within one genomic window of Kitasatospora viridis:
- a CDS encoding NAD(+)--rifampin ADP-ribosyltransferase — translation MSLLWKNAAQLSRTAGWQPWEGTDEIHPNDLEGGYYPHSGAGDGGLSHHDVWGGQASENVRSLANSIRQHGYSPERHGQVNLNVTDHGENLYNTGPGSHPTDPAYHDVHHEHLLQALKDSGHGPVPVHIHDQRSDEDGTSAPRYYHGTTAEDLEHVHPNHGSNGNFGRFTHEAGYAYATGKENAWHYAERAAGAYGGTPHVYEVSPRGPVEEDPRYDQHGNSRGNFADDVRSKHGFTVVGEEPSRHEAHDEDDEEHWG, via the coding sequence ATGAGCCTGCTGTGGAAGAACGCCGCGCAGCTGAGCCGGACTGCCGGGTGGCAGCCGTGGGAGGGGACCGACGAAATCCACCCGAACGACCTCGAAGGCGGCTACTACCCGCACAGCGGTGCGGGCGACGGCGGCCTGTCCCACCACGACGTCTGGGGTGGGCAGGCCAGCGAGAACGTCCGCAGTCTGGCCAACTCCATCCGCCAGCACGGGTACAGCCCCGAGCGCCACGGCCAGGTGAACCTGAACGTCACCGACCACGGGGAGAACCTCTACAACACCGGGCCGGGCTCGCACCCGACCGACCCGGCCTACCATGACGTTCACCACGAGCACCTCCTGCAGGCCCTGAAGGACAGCGGCCACGGCCCGGTGCCGGTGCACATCCACGACCAGCGCTCGGACGAAGACGGCACCTCGGCTCCCCGCTACTACCACGGCACCACCGCCGAGGACCTGGAGCACGTCCACCCCAACCACGGCTCGAACGGGAACTTCGGCCGCTTCACCCACGAGGCCGGATACGCCTACGCCACCGGCAAGGAGAACGCCTGGCACTACGCCGAGCGCGCCGCCGGAGCGTACGGCGGCACACCGCACGTCTACGAGGTCAGCCCGAGGGGGCCAGTGGAGGAAGACCCGAGGTACGACCAGCACGGCAACAGCCGGGGCAACTTCGCTGACGACGTCCGCTCCAAGCACGGCTTCACCGTGGTCGGCGAGGAGCCGTCACGGCACGAGGCTCACGACGAGGACGACGAGGAGCACTGGGGCTGA